One genomic segment of Belonocnema kinseyi isolate 2016_QV_RU_SX_M_011 chromosome 2, B_treatae_v1, whole genome shotgun sequence includes these proteins:
- the LOC117182914 gene encoding uncharacterized protein LOC117182914 gives MTHLTNQEIDCSFTPLLPPHFGGIWEGAVKSFRHHLVRVVDKELMTFEELNTLIIKVKAILNSRSLVPVSADPKDIQVLTPGHFLFGTTLTAPPAQDLSNERPSLLPRWQLVEKMKQDFWTRWHKEYSNDLNIRKKWTAGTHEIQIGSIVYPTNAVETGTRN, from the coding sequence ATGACTCATCTGACTAATCAAGAAATCGATTGTTCATTTACACCTCTCTTGCCGCCACATTTTGGTGGAATTTGGGAAGGCGCTGTTAAGTCCTTCAGACATCATCTCGTTCGAGTAGTAGACAAGGAATTAATGACATTCGAAGAACTAAATACTCTAATAATCAAAGTCAAAGCCATCCTTAATTCAAGGTCACTCGTTCCGGTATCAGCAGATCCGAAGGATATCCAAGTACTCACCCCAGGCCATTTCCTATTTGGGACTACACTCACAGCACCACCAGCACAAGATCTCAGTAATGAAAGACCTAGCCTGTTGCCGAGATGGCAGCTTGTCGAAAAAATGAAGCAAGACTTTTGGACACGTTGGCATAAAGAATATTCAAATGATTTGAACATCAGAAAGAAATGGACAGCGGGTACACATGAAATTCAGATCGGATCTATTGTATATCCCACGAATGCAGTGGAAACTGGCACTCGTAATTGA